A genomic window from Microbacterium sp. ET2 includes:
- a CDS encoding DUF2231 domain-containing protein: MTIPIGAWTASLVFDLIGIFVDDPTPYVVGARVLIVVGLVGAVLAAVWGFLDYLQLERGTPAQRTGLVHMLLNLAAMALFAVNLIVRFAGDDDDVSVAGLILTIVALLALSLSGWLGGKLAYTYGVRVADEQKQTEGFRPSP, from the coding sequence GTGACAATCCCCATCGGCGCGTGGACGGCGAGCCTCGTGTTCGACCTGATCGGGATCTTCGTCGATGATCCGACGCCGTACGTCGTCGGCGCCCGCGTCCTCATCGTCGTCGGACTCGTCGGTGCGGTCCTGGCCGCGGTGTGGGGATTCCTCGATTATCTCCAACTCGAGCGCGGTACCCCGGCGCAGAGGACCGGCCTCGTGCACATGCTCCTGAATCTCGCAGCCATGGCGCTGTTCGCGGTGAACCTGATCGTGCGGTTCGCGGGCGATGACGACGACGTCAGCGTGGCGGGTCTGATCCTCACGATCGTCGCCCTCCTGGCGCTGTCGCTGTCGGGGTGGCTCGGCGGAAAGCTCGCCTATACGTACGGCGTTCGTGTCGCCGACGAGCAGAAGCAGACGGAGGGCTTCCGTCCGTCGCCGTGA
- a CDS encoding GNAT family N-acetyltransferase gives MSVEILPATSDRHDDAVHAIAHGDGPSCLCQWWMVRPSDFAALTQQDKERMLRDDLSATVAPGLIAYRDGEAAGWVRVGPRPAQTRIARTRAIVAHSREPLDDSSVWAITCFAIRREHRGEGLMRDLLDAAVSHARAQGARVIEGYPLDPKVKKRGANDLYHGTVSVFEGAGFEVVARPRPDSAIVALTVRDTIG, from the coding sequence ATGAGCGTCGAGATCCTGCCCGCCACATCCGACCGCCACGACGACGCCGTGCACGCCATCGCGCACGGCGACGGCCCGAGCTGCCTGTGTCAGTGGTGGATGGTCCGTCCCTCGGATTTCGCCGCGTTGACCCAGCAAGACAAAGAGCGGATGCTGCGCGACGACCTGTCGGCCACGGTGGCGCCGGGACTCATCGCCTATCGCGACGGCGAGGCGGCCGGCTGGGTCAGGGTCGGCCCCCGCCCCGCCCAGACGCGTATCGCGCGCACCCGGGCGATCGTCGCCCACTCCCGTGAGCCCCTCGATGACTCCTCCGTCTGGGCGATCACCTGCTTCGCGATCCGACGGGAGCACCGCGGCGAGGGCCTCATGCGGGATCTCCTCGACGCCGCCGTCTCCCACGCCCGGGCACAGGGGGCGCGGGTCATCGAGGGCTATCCGCTCGATCCGAAGGTGAAGAAGCGCGGCGCCAATGACCTGTATCACGGCACCGTCTCGGTCTTCGAGGGTGCTGGGTTCGAGGTGGTCGCCCGCCCTCGACCCGACAGCGCGATCGTCGCGCTCACCGTTCGCGACACGATCGGCTGA
- a CDS encoding MerR family transcriptional regulator, which produces MNYSIGEFAALGRVSVRMLRHYDAIGLLVPASIVARSGYRRYAIEQLPLLLRIVELRDLGVGLGRIADLARADEPDEALREVLRERRAELEASVAEDRARLERIERRLRRLNGEIMPRIAYRSIEPVTVYAVHGRAPGGGPENVGPVIGPLIDRLDDALLAAGRPLIEPGIFWYEPGDDHLTVYTSYIAEPEPAVGEGYEIVELPGVAEAATLIHLGDTTSIGESWASLMEQVLADGYRIDGPTREVYLVADGHEPGPDWVTELQAPVTRVTGRV; this is translated from the coding sequence ATGAACTACTCGATCGGAGAATTCGCCGCCCTGGGACGGGTAAGCGTGAGGATGCTGCGTCACTACGACGCCATCGGCCTCCTCGTGCCCGCGAGCATCGTCGCCCGCAGCGGATATCGCCGGTATGCGATCGAGCAGCTCCCGCTGCTGCTGCGCATCGTCGAACTGCGAGACCTGGGCGTCGGACTGGGGCGCATCGCGGATCTGGCCCGGGCCGACGAGCCGGACGAGGCGCTACGGGAGGTGCTCCGCGAGCGTCGTGCCGAGTTGGAGGCCTCTGTCGCCGAGGACCGGGCACGCCTCGAGCGGATAGAGCGACGACTGCGACGACTGAATGGAGAGATCATGCCCCGTATCGCGTACCGGTCCATCGAGCCCGTCACCGTCTACGCCGTACATGGCCGGGCTCCCGGCGGCGGGCCCGAGAACGTCGGGCCGGTCATCGGTCCGCTCATCGACCGGCTCGATGATGCCCTCCTCGCCGCCGGACGCCCCCTCATCGAACCGGGGATCTTCTGGTACGAGCCCGGCGATGATCACCTCACCGTGTACACGTCGTACATCGCCGAGCCCGAACCTGCCGTCGGCGAGGGCTACGAGATCGTCGAACTCCCGGGCGTGGCCGAAGCCGCGACTCTCATCCATCTCGGCGATACGACCTCGATCGGGGAGAGCTGGGCGAGCCTGATGGAACAGGTCCTCGCCGACGGCTACCGGATCGACGGGCCGACGCGCGAGGTGTATCTGGTGGCCGACGGTCACGAGCCGGGCCCGGACTGGGTGACCGAGCTGCAGGCGCCGGTCACCCGCGTGACGGGGCGGGTCTGA
- a CDS encoding NUDIX domain-containing protein, with amino-acid sequence MTIEPPAPGEPRRPSGPRDPGDAWVIAPSGERYWGRFGAAGLLAVDPRRGVLLQHRVGWSHFGGTWGLPGGARHQGEGATDAALREAREEAGVPAAAVRPRFVSVLDVEIWTYTTVVAEVVVPFEPVIADPESLELAWVGIDEVEDYPLHPGFGAAWPLLRESLRTRPTLIIDVANVVGAVPDGWWRDRAGAADRMLRRLRHLVDAGVDGEALGLRGDLWFPRIIGVVEGEARRAEVPDGLEVVLASEAGDDEIVATAAAAAARGEAVTVVTSDRELAARVGAVGAATHGARWLLDRLPEDVSA; translated from the coding sequence GTGACCATCGAACCCCCGGCTCCCGGCGAGCCCCGTCGTCCGAGCGGGCCGCGCGACCCGGGTGACGCGTGGGTCATCGCGCCGAGTGGCGAGCGGTACTGGGGCCGTTTCGGTGCGGCCGGGCTGCTCGCGGTCGACCCGAGGCGCGGCGTGCTCCTGCAGCATCGTGTCGGATGGAGTCACTTCGGCGGCACGTGGGGACTGCCGGGCGGAGCGCGTCACCAGGGTGAGGGAGCCACGGATGCGGCGCTGCGCGAAGCGCGAGAGGAGGCCGGCGTGCCGGCCGCGGCGGTCCGCCCCCGCTTCGTGAGCGTGCTCGACGTGGAGATCTGGACCTACACGACCGTCGTCGCCGAGGTGGTGGTGCCCTTCGAGCCGGTGATCGCCGACCCCGAGAGCCTGGAGCTGGCATGGGTCGGGATCGATGAGGTCGAAGACTACCCGCTGCATCCCGGCTTCGGTGCGGCCTGGCCGTTGCTGCGCGAGAGCCTTCGGACACGACCGACGTTGATCATCGACGTGGCCAATGTCGTGGGTGCCGTCCCCGACGGCTGGTGGCGTGATCGCGCCGGGGCAGCGGATCGGATGCTGCGCCGCCTGCGGCATCTCGTCGACGCGGGCGTCGACGGGGAGGCGCTCGGACTGCGGGGCGACCTGTGGTTTCCGCGCATCATCGGTGTCGTGGAGGGCGAGGCGCGGCGCGCGGAGGTGCCGGACGGACTCGAGGTCGTCCTCGCCTCCGAGGCGGGGGACGACGAGATCGTCGCGACGGCGGCGGCAGCAGCGGCCCGCGGCGAAGCCGTGACGGTGGTCACGAGCGATCGCGAGCTCGCGGCGCGCGTGGGCGCGGTGGGTGCGGCGACCCACGGGGCCCGGTGGCTGCTCGACCGCCTGCCGGAGGACGTGAGCGCGTAG
- a CDS encoding ArsR/SmtB family transcription factor, translated as MADVYRAIADPTRRQILDLLAGGAEMTLFEICTRLLASGTTSSRQAVSQHLAVLEESDLVRTARVGRTKIHRMHREPLREIAARWPLE; from the coding sequence GTGGCCGACGTGTACCGGGCGATCGCCGATCCGACCCGCCGTCAGATCCTCGACCTGCTCGCCGGGGGCGCGGAGATGACGCTCTTCGAGATCTGCACCCGGCTATTGGCTTCGGGCACGACGTCCTCGCGGCAGGCGGTCTCGCAGCATCTCGCGGTGCTGGAGGAGAGCGACCTGGTGCGGACGGCCCGCGTGGGCAGGACGAAGATCCACCGGATGCACCGCGAGCCGCTGCGCGAGATCGCCGCGCGGTGGCCCCTCGAATGA
- a CDS encoding VOC family protein — protein MVKARLHVMSVFVDDQEKALRFYTDRLGFLVKNDIPLGEYRWLTVVGSDAPDGVELLLEPDENPAAQEYTRALAEQGIPAASFTVDDVDAAYDELTAAGVRFLQAPTTGGPVRTAVLDDTCGNLVQLVSPV, from the coding sequence ATGGTGAAGGCACGGCTGCACGTGATGAGCGTGTTCGTCGATGATCAGGAGAAGGCGCTGCGGTTCTACACCGACAGGCTCGGATTCCTCGTCAAGAACGACATCCCGCTCGGGGAGTACCGCTGGCTGACCGTCGTGGGCAGCGATGCGCCCGACGGGGTCGAGCTGCTCCTGGAGCCCGACGAGAATCCCGCGGCGCAGGAGTACACGCGCGCTCTGGCCGAACAGGGTATCCCGGCGGCGTCGTTCACCGTGGACGATGTCGATGCCGCGTACGACGAGCTCACGGCCGCCGGCGTGAGGTTCCTGCAGGCGCCGACGACGGGAGGACCCGTGCGGACGGCGGTGCTGGACGACACCTGCGGCAATCTCGTGCAGCTGGTGAGCCCGGTGTGA
- a CDS encoding alkene reductase, whose product MPLFSPTTVGSFTVQNRLSLAPMTRLRADEAGVPGDLVAEYYAQRAGIGLLVTEGVFPSAESKSYPGQPGIATDAQAGGRANVAAAVHAAGGTVFMQVMHGGRVSHTRITGTARVVAPSAVAIEGQTRLADGSKVDFPVPHALESSELATVRDEFVAAARRAVDAGIDGVELHAANGYLLHEFLSPASNRRRDGYGGPPEARARFVVEVARAVAAEVGRERVGIRISPAHNIQDVWERDAEETRSTYLALVEGLAPLGLAYLSILHENPADDLPQELRRVFGGTFIANTGFGRVTTRDEAIRTVGEDLADLVAVGRPAIANPDLAERWEQGAEENPVDQATVYGPDERGYTDYPTLAAGRAA is encoded by the coding sequence GTGCCCCTCTTCTCCCCCACCACCGTCGGCTCTTTCACCGTGCAGAACCGACTGTCGCTGGCGCCGATGACCCGACTGCGCGCGGACGAGGCCGGCGTGCCCGGCGATCTGGTCGCCGAGTACTACGCCCAGCGCGCCGGCATCGGTCTCCTGGTCACGGAGGGAGTGTTCCCGAGTGCGGAGTCCAAGTCCTACCCGGGGCAGCCGGGAATCGCCACCGATGCCCAGGCCGGCGGGCGGGCAAACGTGGCCGCGGCGGTGCATGCGGCGGGCGGCACGGTCTTCATGCAGGTGATGCACGGAGGGCGTGTCTCGCACACCCGGATCACCGGCACGGCACGCGTCGTCGCGCCGTCGGCAGTCGCCATCGAGGGTCAGACCCGACTGGCCGACGGATCGAAGGTGGACTTCCCGGTGCCGCACGCCCTCGAGTCCAGCGAGCTCGCGACGGTGCGAGACGAGTTCGTCGCGGCGGCGCGCCGCGCCGTCGACGCCGGCATCGACGGGGTCGAACTGCACGCCGCCAACGGGTATCTGCTCCATGAATTCCTCTCTCCCGCGTCGAACCGGCGCCGGGACGGATACGGCGGTCCACCTGAGGCACGCGCGCGCTTCGTGGTCGAGGTGGCCCGGGCTGTCGCGGCCGAAGTGGGCCGCGAGCGCGTCGGCATCCGCATCTCTCCCGCGCACAACATCCAGGACGTCTGGGAGCGTGACGCCGAGGAGACCCGGTCCACCTACCTCGCTCTGGTCGAGGGCCTCGCGCCCCTGGGGCTCGCCTACCTGAGCATTCTTCACGAGAACCCGGCCGACGATCTCCCGCAGGAGCTTCGTCGGGTGTTCGGCGGCACCTTCATCGCCAACACCGGTTTCGGTCGCGTCACCACCCGCGACGAGGCCATCCGCACCGTCGGAGAGGACCTCGCCGATCTCGTCGCCGTCGGCCGTCCGGCGATTGCGAACCCCGACCTCGCGGAGCGATGGGAACAGGGAGCCGAGGAGAACCCCGTCGACCAGGCCACCGTCTACGGCCCTGACGAGCGCGGCTACACCGACTACCCGACGCTGGCGGCCGGTCGCGCCGCGTAG
- a CDS encoding mismatch-specific DNA-glycosylase, producing MGFRASDLERFRDETVPDLLPARLRLLFVGINPGLWTAATGAHFARPGNRFYPALVAAGILPRAPKITVDGMAAADRDLLVARGIGITNLVRRATARADELSREELRAGARDLTALVADRCPPVVAVVGLTAYRRGFDRPRAVSGEQAEALAGARLWVVPNPSGLNAHDTVDSLAEAYAQPARAAGVIA from the coding sequence ATGGGATTCCGCGCCTCAGACCTCGAGCGGTTCCGCGATGAGACGGTGCCCGACCTCCTTCCCGCACGGCTGAGGCTTCTGTTCGTCGGGATCAATCCGGGGTTGTGGACGGCTGCGACGGGAGCGCACTTCGCCCGCCCCGGCAACAGGTTCTATCCCGCGCTCGTCGCGGCGGGCATCCTGCCGCGCGCGCCGAAGATCACCGTGGACGGGATGGCGGCTGCCGACCGCGATCTGCTCGTGGCGCGGGGCATCGGGATCACCAATCTGGTGCGGCGCGCCACCGCGCGTGCCGACGAGCTGTCTCGCGAGGAGCTCCGGGCCGGTGCGCGGGATCTGACAGCACTGGTCGCGGATCGATGCCCGCCGGTCGTCGCCGTCGTCGGGCTCACCGCCTATCGGCGGGGCTTCGACCGTCCACGGGCCGTCAGCGGAGAGCAGGCTGAAGCGCTCGCCGGCGCCCGGCTGTGGGTGGTGCCCAATCCGAGCGGACTGAACGCCCACGACACCGTCGATTCGCTCGCCGAGGCCTACGCCCAGCCGGCCCGCGCTGCCGGAGTGATCGCGTGA
- a CDS encoding L,D-transpeptidase, with protein sequence MRASQESGTAPRRAWIAVTVGIVVLAAGFTGAWLLRPDAAPEPAAVPTPTVVTPSVTPTPEATPPPAPAGFAANTAAYELAALPQVDVFAVLPQLPVDTDPATVLTGEVVTAAGAGAPVFADPAGDPVAVLPAEYVYGGTTVPVVERQEHWVRVLLTGRQATPSTGNPGQLSGWLRAQDVTFSTVDARVEVSLSARTIDIVRPGGSERIATDFGSGVEGTPTPTGRSFIMTTRVEPSFGYTRGYPLVYLSVQSPTLDGFGGADVAITAFHYHDSRSGAISNGCIRLDPAAIEKLAELPMGTPVLILP encoded by the coding sequence GTGCGCGCATCCCAGGAATCCGGAACCGCCCCCCGGCGCGCATGGATCGCGGTGACCGTCGGCATCGTGGTCCTCGCCGCGGGATTCACCGGAGCCTGGCTGCTGCGCCCTGACGCCGCACCCGAGCCCGCTGCCGTCCCCACCCCCACGGTGGTGACACCCTCGGTGACGCCGACGCCCGAAGCGACCCCGCCACCCGCGCCGGCGGGCTTCGCCGCCAATACCGCCGCTTACGAACTCGCCGCTCTCCCGCAGGTCGACGTGTTCGCCGTCCTCCCGCAGCTGCCCGTCGACACCGATCCGGCGACCGTGCTCACGGGGGAGGTCGTGACGGCAGCGGGGGCCGGTGCCCCGGTCTTCGCCGATCCCGCCGGCGACCCGGTCGCCGTCCTGCCGGCCGAATACGTCTACGGCGGCACCACCGTGCCCGTGGTCGAGCGTCAGGAGCACTGGGTCCGGGTGCTGCTCACCGGTCGCCAGGCGACGCCTTCCACGGGGAACCCGGGGCAGCTCTCCGGGTGGCTCCGCGCGCAGGACGTCACCTTCTCCACGGTGGATGCCCGCGTCGAGGTGTCGCTGTCCGCGCGCACCATCGACATCGTGCGCCCCGGCGGCAGCGAACGCATCGCCACCGACTTCGGATCGGGCGTGGAGGGGACTCCCACCCCGACCGGGCGCTCCTTCATCATGACGACCCGCGTCGAGCCCTCCTTCGGGTACACCCGCGGCTATCCGCTGGTCTACCTCTCGGTGCAGTCACCCACCCTCGACGGGTTCGGCGGGGCGGATGTCGCGATCACCGCGTTCCATTACCACGACAGCCGCTCGGGAGCCATCTCCAACGGGTGCATCAGACTCGACCCCGCGGCGATCGAGAAGCTCGCAGAGCTGCCGATGGGAACGCCCGTTCTCATCCTCCCCTGA
- a CDS encoding multidrug transporter, with protein MATPTEDDAQRAKDRHDQLTRAPEATEADAAARIRVSDHDGVRRVDIDPEAPVRPGMGPTGREDDVAPD; from the coding sequence ATGGCGACTCCGACCGAGGATGATGCGCAGCGCGCGAAGGACCGGCACGACCAGCTCACCCGAGCGCCCGAGGCGACGGAGGCGGATGCCGCTGCCCGCATCCGTGTCAGCGATCACGACGGCGTCCGCCGCGTCGACATCGACCCCGAGGCCCCCGTACGGCCGGGGATGGGCCCGACCGGCCGCGAAGACGACGTGGCCCCGGACTGA
- a CDS encoding toxin-antitoxin system YwqK family antitoxin: MTGGGGGIPSTPNATDDAGRKTGPWTDPDPHGGVMIGSYVDGARDGVWRHLSSDGRLRASGGFSGGELDGEWRWYRSDGAPMQRGAFHRGRKTGTWERWDAAGRAIDRGDYRDDRKVGEWLRFGPDGEVSKTTRHTA, translated from the coding sequence GTGACCGGCGGCGGTGGCGGCATCCCGTCGACTCCGAACGCCACCGATGACGCCGGACGCAAGACCGGCCCATGGACCGATCCAGACCCGCACGGCGGGGTGATGATCGGCAGCTACGTGGACGGCGCGCGGGACGGTGTGTGGCGACACCTCTCCAGTGACGGCCGACTGCGCGCTTCGGGGGGCTTCTCGGGGGGTGAGCTGGATGGCGAGTGGCGCTGGTACCGGTCCGACGGCGCGCCCATGCAACGGGGCGCGTTCCATCGCGGGAGGAAGACGGGGACCTGGGAGCGGTGGGACGCCGCGGGCCGCGCGATCGACCGCGGCGACTACCGCGATGACCGCAAGGTCGGCGAGTGGCTCCGCTTCGGCCCCGACGGCGAGGTATCCAAGACGACGCGTCACACGGCGTGA
- the cmk gene encoding (d)CMP kinase produces the protein MTDPLVVAIDGPAGSGKSSVSSEVARRLGFGYLDTGAAYRALAWHALEHGADTSDATAVLELAGDFEYDISLDPDDYWVRVGTVDVTAAIREQRVTDAVSGVARVAPVRRSINALFRALIAGSNRPGVVVEGRDITTVVAPDAPVRILLTAAPGVRAARRSAELDTVDTAAVAAALERRDTSDSTVVDFLTAAPGVTVVDSTDLDFAETVDAVLGVVHSLVETGVSDVR, from the coding sequence ATGACTGACCCTCTCGTCGTCGCGATCGACGGCCCCGCGGGAAGCGGGAAATCCAGCGTGTCCAGCGAGGTGGCACGTCGCCTCGGCTTCGGCTACCTCGACACCGGGGCCGCCTACCGTGCGCTCGCCTGGCACGCGCTCGAGCACGGCGCCGACACCTCCGACGCCACCGCGGTGCTCGAGCTCGCCGGCGACTTCGAGTACGACATCTCCCTCGACCCCGACGACTACTGGGTGCGGGTCGGCACGGTCGACGTCACGGCCGCCATCCGCGAGCAGCGCGTCACCGACGCTGTGAGCGGAGTCGCCCGGGTGGCGCCGGTGCGACGATCCATCAACGCCCTCTTCCGTGCGCTGATCGCCGGTTCGAACAGACCGGGGGTGGTCGTCGAGGGCCGCGACATCACCACGGTGGTGGCCCCCGACGCCCCCGTCCGGATCCTGCTCACAGCCGCTCCCGGGGTGCGCGCGGCGCGCCGATCGGCCGAGCTCGACACCGTCGACACCGCGGCCGTCGCGGCGGCGCTCGAGCGGCGTGACACCTCCGACAGCACGGTCGTGGACTTCCTGACCGCCGCTCCCGGAGTGACGGTGGTCGATTCGACCGACCTCGATTTCGCAGAGACCGTCGACGCCGTCCTCGGCGTCGTGCACTCGCTCGTGGAGACGGGAGTTTCCGATGTCCGATGA
- a CDS encoding YchJ family protein — MPNEPQTAEELMRSRFLAFRDRDAAWLLRTWHPLTRPATLDLRDSPRWRGLQIVDTVGGRIDDIDGIVEFRATYRTDDGVAVLHERSRFVREDGRWFYVDGDIRDS, encoded by the coding sequence GTGCCGAACGAACCTCAGACCGCAGAGGAGCTCATGCGGTCGCGATTCCTGGCGTTCCGCGACCGTGACGCGGCGTGGCTGCTGCGCACCTGGCACCCCTTGACGCGGCCGGCGACGTTGGATCTCCGTGACAGCCCGCGCTGGCGTGGCCTGCAGATCGTCGACACCGTCGGGGGCCGCATCGATGACATCGACGGGATCGTCGAATTCCGCGCCACGTACCGCACCGACGACGGTGTGGCAGTCCTCCACGAGCGGTCGCGGTTCGTCCGCGAAGACGGCCGGTGGTTCTACGTCGACGGCGACATCCGCGACAGCTGA
- the der gene encoding ribosome biogenesis GTPase Der, translated as MSDDPRPSDALSDDGEFAGGEDHLAETLADIDDDLAEQRAATLRASLSDYDLEEEDAALLAGLLDEGDGVEFLPALPVVAIVGRPNVGKSALVNRILGRREAVVEDTPGVTRDRVTYKAEWMDRRFSIVDTGGWEPDARGIDASVAAQAEIAIELCDVVMFVVDAMVGATSTDEHVVKLLRKSGKPVFLVANKIDDARQEPEAAALWNLGLGEPHPVSAIHGRGVADLLDEMMKVLPEVSAVAKQEIGGPRRVAILGRPNVGKSSLLNKAAGEERVVVNELAGTTRDPVDEVVELGGKLWRFVDTAGIRRRVHLQQGADFYASLRTSAALEKAEVAVVVLDVSESLSEQDVRIIDLVLESGRALVLAFNKWDRLNDADLDNADRRRYLEREIEQDLAHVAWAPRVNISARTGRHLDKLVPALETALASWDQRISTGKFNAFLSELVAEHPHPVRGGKQPRILFGTQASTRPPTFVLFTTGFLDPGYRRFIQRRLRELYGFEGTPIVLNMRVRERRQR; from the coding sequence ATGTCCGATGACCCGCGTCCCTCCGACGCCCTTTCCGACGACGGGGAGTTCGCCGGGGGAGAAGACCACCTCGCCGAAACCCTCGCCGACATCGACGACGACCTCGCCGAGCAGCGCGCGGCGACGCTCCGAGCGAGCCTGTCGGACTACGACCTCGAGGAGGAGGATGCGGCGCTGCTGGCCGGTCTTCTCGACGAGGGCGATGGGGTGGAATTCCTCCCCGCCCTGCCTGTCGTGGCGATCGTCGGGCGACCGAACGTCGGCAAGTCGGCGCTCGTGAACCGGATCCTCGGACGCCGCGAGGCCGTCGTCGAGGACACGCCGGGGGTGACCCGCGACCGGGTGACCTACAAGGCGGAATGGATGGACCGACGGTTCTCGATCGTCGACACGGGCGGATGGGAGCCCGATGCCCGCGGCATCGATGCCTCTGTCGCCGCTCAGGCGGAGATCGCCATCGAGCTGTGCGACGTCGTGATGTTCGTCGTCGACGCGATGGTGGGGGCGACCTCGACGGACGAGCACGTCGTGAAGCTGCTGCGCAAGAGCGGGAAGCCCGTCTTCCTCGTGGCCAACAAGATCGACGATGCCCGGCAGGAGCCCGAGGCGGCAGCCCTGTGGAACCTCGGTCTCGGCGAGCCGCACCCCGTCTCGGCCATTCACGGCCGCGGCGTCGCCGACCTCCTCGACGAGATGATGAAGGTGCTGCCCGAGGTCTCGGCGGTCGCGAAGCAGGAGATCGGCGGCCCGCGCCGCGTGGCGATCCTCGGCCGGCCGAATGTCGGCAAGTCGTCGCTGCTGAACAAGGCCGCCGGCGAGGAGCGGGTCGTCGTCAACGAGCTCGCAGGCACGACCCGCGACCCCGTCGACGAGGTCGTCGAGCTCGGCGGCAAGCTCTGGCGGTTCGTCGACACGGCTGGCATCCGCCGCCGCGTCCACCTCCAGCAGGGGGCGGACTTCTACGCGTCGCTGCGGACGTCGGCGGCGCTGGAGAAGGCGGAGGTCGCCGTCGTGGTGCTCGACGTCTCGGAGTCCCTCAGCGAGCAGGACGTGCGCATCATCGACCTGGTGCTGGAGTCGGGACGGGCGCTCGTGCTCGCGTTCAACAAGTGGGACCGCCTGAACGACGCCGACCTCGACAACGCCGATCGCCGTCGTTATCTCGAGCGCGAGATCGAGCAGGACCTCGCCCACGTCGCCTGGGCACCGCGGGTGAACATCTCCGCGCGCACCGGACGGCACCTGGACAAGCTCGTCCCGGCGCTGGAGACGGCGCTGGCGTCGTGGGATCAGCGCATCTCCACCGGCAAGTTCAACGCCTTCCTCTCCGAGCTCGTCGCCGAGCACCCGCACCCGGTCCGCGGGGGCAAGCAGCCCCGCATCCTGTTCGGCACGCAGGCGTCGACGCGTCCGCCGACGTTCGTGCTCTTCACCACCGGTTTCCTCGACCCGGGGTACCGGCGGTTCATCCAGCGCCGACTCCGGGAGCTGTACGGCTTCGAGGGCACGCCGATCGTCCTGAACATGCGGGTGCGCGAGCGTCGCCAGCGCTGA
- a CDS encoding RNA-binding S4 domain-containing protein has product MIGGTTRVDAWLWAIRVYKTRSAATTACRAGHVRVNGERAKAAVQVKPGDELRVRIQGFDRILVVRQTISKRVGAAVAASAFEDRTPPPPPRELAGSVPVRDRGAGRPTKRERRDLDRLRGR; this is encoded by the coding sequence ATGATCGGGGGCACCACCCGCGTCGATGCCTGGCTGTGGGCGATCCGCGTCTACAAGACGCGTTCCGCTGCGACGACGGCGTGCCGTGCGGGCCATGTCCGCGTCAACGGGGAACGGGCCAAGGCCGCCGTGCAGGTCAAACCCGGCGACGAGCTGCGTGTGCGCATCCAGGGGTTCGATCGGATCCTCGTGGTGCGCCAGACGATCTCCAAGCGCGTCGGCGCGGCGGTCGCCGCATCCGCCTTCGAAGATCGCACACCGCCTCCGCCTCCGCGGGAACTCGCCGGATCCGTCCCGGTGCGCGATCGCGGCGCCGGGCGGCCGACGAAGCGCGAACGACGCGACCTCGATCGACTGCGCGGCCGCTGA
- a CDS encoding lysoplasmalogenase family protein, with protein sequence MASTRTPPPPTTLGHLLVPFLPYGLVAAVHVISLAAGASAVAAPTKLLLMPLLAVGVAWTLRGAIARTPGILLLIALGLSWLGDSAGTFFPFAPTVPMMLLCFGLAHLAYIALFWGFLSRGPVPPWAVAYAVWWGALLAVLWPHLGALLLPVAIYGLVLGGTAIAASRAGVMIAVGGAFFLTSDSILAFDLFWPEAPTAVTGPLVMLTYTIGQGLIALGAVRALSSGAGKGRR encoded by the coding sequence ATGGCCTCGACGCGGACTCCCCCGCCCCCGACGACCCTCGGCCACCTCCTTGTCCCGTTCCTTCCGTACGGACTGGTCGCCGCCGTCCACGTCATCTCCCTGGCAGCGGGCGCGTCCGCCGTCGCGGCGCCGACCAAGCTTCTCCTCATGCCGCTTCTGGCGGTCGGCGTCGCCTGGACCCTCCGCGGTGCGATCGCGCGCACCCCCGGCATCCTGCTGCTCATCGCGCTCGGCCTGTCGTGGCTCGGAGACAGCGCGGGCACGTTCTTCCCCTTCGCCCCCACCGTCCCGATGATGCTGCTCTGCTTCGGCCTGGCGCACCTGGCGTACATCGCGCTGTTCTGGGGCTTCCTCTCGCGTGGTCCGGTGCCGCCGTGGGCCGTCGCGTACGCCGTCTGGTGGGGGGCGCTCCTCGCGGTGCTGTGGCCGCACCTCGGAGCGCTTCTGCTCCCCGTGGCCATCTACGGTCTGGTTCTCGGCGGCACGGCGATCGCCGCCTCCCGCGCTGGGGTGATGATCGCCGTGGGCGGGGCGTTCTTCCTCACCTCAGACTCGATCCTCGCCTTCGACCTGTTCTGGCCCGAGGCGCCGACGGCTGTCACCGGCCCCCTGGTGATGCTCACGTACACCATCGGGCAGGGACTCATCGCGCTCGGCGCGGTGCGAGCCCTCTCCTCCGGCGCCGGGAAAGGCCGACGATGA